A portion of the Phocoena sinus isolate mPhoSin1 chromosome 9, mPhoSin1.pri, whole genome shotgun sequence genome contains these proteins:
- the NDUFA4 gene encoding cytochrome c oxidase subunit NDUFA4: MIRQIIGQAKKHPSLIPLFIFIGAGGTGAALYVLRLALFNPDVSWDKKNNPEPWNKLGPNDQYKFYSVNVDYSKLKKEGPDF, encoded by the exons ATGATCCGCCAGATCATCGGTCAGGCCAAGAAGCATCCTAGC TTGATCCCCCTCTTCATATTTATTGGAGCGGGAGGTACTGGAGCAGCACTGTATGTTTTGCGCCTGGCGTTGTTCAATCCAGATGTCAG ttggGACAAAAAGAATAACCCAGAACCCTGGAACAAACTGGGTCCCAATGATCAGTACAAG ttctACTCAGTGAATGTAGATTACAGCAAACTGAAGAAAGAAGGTCCAGACTTCTAA